A DNA window from Fragaria vesca subsp. vesca linkage group LG3, FraVesHawaii_1.0, whole genome shotgun sequence contains the following coding sequences:
- the LOC101313786 gene encoding uncharacterized protein LOC101313786, with the protein MAAEGSSAPVSILIFDGYYDHWSMLMENFIISRKLWNLIEDGIPTAMQVTQQATTFSTVVAKQRQQTVETQRKQVEEQRQRIEQMKEDDLKLKNYLFQAIHRTIMETILDKSSSKSIWDSMKKKYHGTNRVKRAHRQALKREFEVLQMGEEEKVDEYIARTLSLINKLKVHGGDTMSQVDIVEKILRSLTSRFDYVACSIEKSNDLDLMTLDELQSSLLVYKQRLNRHKGGSREEQALKVSHGDRFDGSSRGRGYAAQGRGRGRGRQHLNKATVECFKCHKLGHF; encoded by the coding sequence ATGGCAGCAGAAGGGAGTTCTGCACCGGTGTCGATTCTGATATTCGACGGGTATTATGACCATTGGTCAATGTTAATGGAGAATTTCATAATATCGAGGAAGCTTTGGAATCTTATTGAAGATGGTATTCCAACTGCAATGCAAGTGACTCAACAAGCTACTACCTTCTCGACAGTTGTGGCAAAACAAAGGCAACAAACTGTCGAGACACAACGAAAGCAAGTAGAAGAACAACGCCAAAGGATCGAGCAAATGAAAGAAGATGACCTCAAACTCAAGAATTATCTTTTCCAAGCCATCCACAGAACCATCATGGAGACGATCCTCGATAAGTCAAGTTCCAAAAGCATTTGGGACTCCATGAAGAAAAAATATCATGGTACTAACAGGGTGAAAAGGGCTCATCGACAAGCTTTGAAAAGAGAGTTTGAGGTGCTTCAAATGGGAGAAGAAGAAAAAGTGGATGAGTACATTGCTCGAACACTTTCACTAATCAACAAGTTGAAGGTCCATGGAGGAGATACTATGTCACAAGTGGACATTGTTGAGAAAATCTTGAGGTCATTAACCTCTAGGTTTGATTATGTGGCATGTTCTATTGAAAAGTCAAATGATTTGGATCTGATGACATTGGATGAACTGCAAAGTAGCCTTTTGGTTTATAAACAAAGGTTGAATCGACACAAAGGAGGTTCAAGAGAAGAACAAGCTTTGAAGGTTTCTCATGGGGACAGGTTTGACGGAAGCAGCAGAGGTAGGGGTTATGCAGCTCAGGGTCGAGGAAGAGGTAGAGGAAGGCAGCATTTGAACAAAGCTACCGTGGAGTGCTTCAAGTGTCATAAATTAGGACACTTTTAA